One genomic window of Micrococcus flavus includes the following:
- the trpS gene encoding tryptophan--tRNA ligase codes for MTEQTTPETGARRPTVADVLAQDAGRTAHLAGASARHRVLSGMQPSADSLHLGNYLGALVNWVRVQDDFDAFYFIPDLHAITVPQDPEALAQRTRVAAAQYIAGGIDPERSVLFVQSQVPEHAQLAWVLTCMTGMGEAMRMTQFKDKAAKQGQDAAGVGLLAYPMLMAADILLYQPHGVPVGDDQRQHVELTRDLAQRFNHRYGETFVVPAGFYPETGARIYDLQAPTSKMSKSAASPNGLINILEEPKKTAKKIKSAVTDDGTEVRFDREAKPGVSNLLTILSAVTDTPIPALEERFAGQMYGHLKVAVTDAVVERLAPVRERALELLDDPAELDRILAAGAAKAREVATPVLEDVYAKVGFLPPLR; via the coding sequence ATGACCGAGCAGACCACCCCCGAGACCGGCGCGCGCCGCCCCACCGTGGCGGACGTCCTGGCCCAGGACGCGGGCCGCACCGCCCACCTGGCCGGCGCCTCCGCGCGCCACCGCGTGCTCTCCGGCATGCAGCCCTCGGCCGACTCCCTGCACCTGGGCAACTACCTGGGCGCGCTCGTGAACTGGGTGAGGGTGCAGGACGACTTCGACGCGTTCTACTTCATCCCCGACCTGCACGCGATCACCGTCCCGCAGGACCCGGAGGCGCTCGCGCAGCGCACCCGGGTGGCGGCGGCCCAGTACATCGCCGGGGGCATCGACCCCGAGCGCTCCGTGCTGTTCGTGCAGTCCCAGGTGCCCGAGCACGCCCAGCTGGCGTGGGTGCTGACCTGCATGACGGGCATGGGCGAGGCCATGCGCATGACCCAGTTCAAGGACAAGGCGGCCAAGCAGGGCCAGGACGCTGCCGGCGTCGGGCTCCTGGCGTACCCCATGCTGATGGCCGCGGACATCCTGCTCTACCAGCCGCACGGCGTGCCCGTGGGCGACGACCAGCGCCAGCACGTGGAGCTCACCCGCGACCTCGCCCAGCGGTTCAACCACCGCTACGGCGAGACCTTCGTGGTGCCCGCCGGCTTCTACCCGGAGACCGGGGCGCGCATCTACGACCTGCAGGCCCCGACGTCGAAGATGTCCAAGTCCGCCGCGTCCCCGAACGGGCTGATCAACATCCTCGAGGAGCCGAAGAAGACGGCCAAGAAGATCAAGTCGGCGGTCACCGACGACGGCACCGAGGTCCGCTTCGATCGCGAGGCCAAGCCCGGGGTGTCCAACCTGCTGACCATCCTCTCCGCGGTCACGGACACCCCGATCCCCGCGCTCGAGGAGCGCTTCGCCGGGCAGATGTACGGCCACCTCAAGGTGGCGGTGACGGACGCCGTCGTCGAGCGTCTGGCCCCCGTGCGCGAGCGCGCCCTGGAGCTGCTGGACGACCCGGCCGAGCTGGATCGCATCCTCGCCGCCGGCGCCGCGAAGGCCCGCGAGGTGGCCACCCCCGTGCTCGAGGACGTCTACGCGAAGGTCGGCTTCCTCCCGCCGCTGCGCTGA
- the glyA gene encoding serine hydroxymethyltransferase, translating into MTHTPDINTLPLSEVDPEIAQALADELGRQRGTLEMIASENFVPRAILQTQGSVLTNKYAEGYPGRRYYGGCEFVDVAENLAIQRAKDLFGAEHANVQPHAGAQANVAVMTALMDHGDTMMGLSLAHGGHLTHGMKLNFSGKNYSIAAYEVEPDTYRIDMDRVREAAKAAQPKVIVAGWSAYPRQLDFAAFREIADEVGARLWVDMAHFAGLVAAGLHPNPVPHADVVTSTVHKTLAGPRSGFILAKEDLKKKIDSAVFPGQQGGPLMHAIAGKAVAFKIAGSADFKEKQERTLQGARILAERLTAPDMAELGISVLTGGTDVHLVLVDLRESQLDGKQGEDILHEVGITVNRNSVPWDPRPPMTTSGLRIGTPALASRGFGEAEFREVAEIIAAALKPSPDVEALRARVVKLTEDFPLYDGLEEW; encoded by the coding sequence GTGACCCACACGCCCGACATCAACACGCTCCCGCTCTCCGAGGTGGACCCGGAGATCGCGCAGGCGCTTGCGGACGAGCTCGGCCGCCAGCGCGGCACCCTGGAGATGATCGCCTCCGAGAACTTCGTGCCGCGGGCCATCCTGCAGACGCAGGGCTCCGTGCTCACCAACAAGTACGCGGAGGGGTACCCGGGGCGTCGGTACTACGGCGGCTGCGAGTTCGTCGACGTCGCGGAGAACCTCGCCATCCAGCGCGCCAAGGACCTGTTCGGCGCCGAGCACGCCAACGTCCAGCCGCACGCCGGCGCGCAGGCCAACGTGGCCGTGATGACGGCCCTCATGGACCACGGGGACACCATGATGGGCCTGTCCCTGGCCCACGGCGGCCACCTGACCCACGGGATGAAGCTCAACTTCTCCGGCAAGAACTACAGCATCGCCGCCTACGAGGTGGAGCCGGACACCTACCGGATCGACATGGACAGGGTGCGCGAGGCCGCGAAGGCCGCCCAGCCCAAGGTGATCGTGGCCGGCTGGTCCGCGTACCCGCGCCAGCTGGACTTCGCCGCCTTCCGGGAGATCGCGGACGAGGTCGGCGCCAGGCTCTGGGTGGACATGGCCCACTTCGCCGGCCTGGTGGCCGCGGGCCTGCACCCGAACCCGGTGCCCCACGCCGACGTCGTCACCTCCACCGTGCACAAGACCCTCGCCGGTCCGCGCTCGGGCTTCATCCTCGCCAAGGAGGACCTGAAGAAGAAGATCGACTCCGCCGTGTTCCCGGGCCAGCAGGGCGGTCCGCTGATGCACGCGATCGCGGGCAAGGCCGTGGCGTTCAAGATCGCCGGCTCGGCCGACTTCAAGGAGAAGCAGGAGCGCACCCTGCAGGGCGCCCGGATCCTGGCCGAGCGCCTCACCGCGCCGGACATGGCCGAGCTGGGCATCTCCGTGCTCACGGGCGGCACGGACGTGCACCTGGTCCTCGTCGACCTGCGCGAGTCGCAGCTCGACGGCAAGCAGGGCGAGGACATCCTCCACGAGGTCGGGATCACCGTGAACCGCAACTCCGTGCCGTGGGACCCGCGCCCGCCGATGACCACCTCCGGCCTGCGCATCGGCACCCCGGCGCTGGCCTCCCGCGGGTTCGGCGAGGCCGAGTTCCGGGAGGTCGCCGAGATCATCGCCGCCGCGCTCAAGCCCTCGCCGGACGTCGAGGCCCTGCGCGCCCGCGTCGTGAAGCTCACCGAGGACTTCCCGCTGTACGACGGCCTTGAGGAGTGGTGA
- a CDS encoding ABC transporter ATP-binding protein: protein MSHTIPAAAPAAMPDAGPAPVIRARGLRKQYGDFHAVKGIDLEVRPGECFGLLGPNGAGKSTTMRMLAGTSQRTGGELEILGIDPEEDGPAVRARLGVVPQQDNLDEELTARENILIYGRYFGLPYSYLRPKAEELLAFAQLTEKADAKVTDLSGGMKRRLVIARALVNEPALFLLDEPTTGLDPQARHILWDRLYRLKERGTTLLLTTHYMDEAEQLCDRLVVVDGGQIMASGTPAELIREHASREVLEARFGADRNEAAARAVQAHAGEGVVHRVEVLPDRVLIYAAHADDLHAVVQSLVDDGAVPAPVTTLTRRASLEDVFLILTGRTLVD, encoded by the coding sequence GTGAGCCACACCATCCCTGCCGCGGCCCCCGCGGCCATGCCCGACGCCGGCCCGGCCCCCGTCATCCGCGCCCGTGGGCTGCGCAAGCAGTACGGGGACTTCCACGCCGTGAAGGGCATCGACCTCGAGGTCCGCCCGGGGGAGTGCTTCGGCCTGCTCGGCCCGAACGGGGCCGGCAAGTCCACCACCATGCGGATGCTGGCCGGCACCTCGCAGCGCACGGGCGGCGAGCTGGAGATCCTCGGGATCGACCCGGAGGAGGACGGTCCGGCCGTCCGGGCCCGCCTGGGCGTGGTGCCGCAGCAGGACAACCTGGACGAGGAGCTCACGGCCCGGGAGAACATCCTGATCTACGGCCGCTACTTCGGCCTGCCCTACTCGTACCTGCGTCCCAAGGCGGAGGAGCTGCTCGCCTTCGCCCAGCTCACCGAGAAGGCGGACGCCAAGGTCACCGACCTCTCCGGCGGCATGAAGCGTCGCCTCGTGATCGCCCGCGCGCTCGTGAACGAGCCCGCCCTGTTCCTGCTCGACGAGCCCACCACCGGCCTGGACCCGCAGGCCCGCCACATCCTCTGGGACCGGCTCTACCGGCTGAAGGAGCGCGGCACCACGCTGCTGCTCACCACCCACTACATGGACGAGGCGGAGCAGCTGTGCGACCGGCTCGTGGTGGTGGACGGCGGGCAGATCATGGCGTCCGGCACCCCGGCCGAGCTCATCCGTGAGCACGCCTCCCGCGAGGTCCTCGAGGCGCGCTTCGGCGCGGACCGCAACGAGGCCGCCGCCCGCGCCGTGCAGGCCCACGCGGGCGAGGGCGTGGTGCACCGTGTGGAGGTGCTCCCGGACCGGGTGCTGATCTACGCCGCGCACGCCGACGACCTGCACGCGGTGGTCCAGAGCCTCGTCGACGACGGCGCCGTCCCCGCCCCCGTGACCACCCTGACCCGCCGCGCGAGCCTGGAGGACGTGTTCCTCATCCTCACCGGCCGCACCCTGGTGGACTGA
- a CDS encoding exodeoxyribonuclease III produces the protein MAEQTPARNPAHPPEPAPGEPVVHANAGAPKADGAVRVATVNVNGLRASHRKGMIGWFAGRGVDVMTLQEVRAPRAIVEKLVPEIVGQEWDEVHVADAEAEAKGRAGVAIASRFPLEQVRTGIADAEGYFDAAGRWIEADVRLPDGTLLTVVSAYVHSGEAGTPKQDDKYRFLDEMARRLGELAAQDHPALVTGDLNVGHTERDIKNWKGNVTKAGFLPEERAYFDRFFGELGFTDVGRAQAGDVAGPYTWWSMRGKAFDNDAGWRIDYQMATADLAARATSAVVDRAPTWGTRFSDHAPLVADYQF, from the coding sequence ATGGCCGAGCAGACCCCCGCGAGGAACCCCGCCCATCCGCCGGAGCCGGCCCCCGGCGAGCCGGTGGTGCACGCGAACGCCGGCGCCCCCAAGGCGGACGGCGCCGTGCGCGTGGCCACCGTGAACGTCAACGGCCTGCGCGCCTCCCACCGCAAGGGCATGATCGGCTGGTTCGCCGGTCGCGGCGTGGACGTGATGACCCTGCAGGAGGTCCGCGCGCCCCGCGCGATCGTCGAGAAGCTCGTCCCGGAGATCGTGGGCCAGGAGTGGGACGAGGTCCACGTGGCGGACGCCGAGGCCGAGGCCAAGGGCCGGGCCGGCGTCGCGATCGCCTCGCGCTTCCCCCTCGAGCAGGTGCGCACCGGCATCGCCGACGCGGAGGGCTACTTCGACGCGGCCGGGCGCTGGATCGAGGCGGACGTGCGCCTGCCGGACGGCACGCTGCTGACCGTGGTGTCCGCGTACGTGCACTCGGGCGAGGCCGGCACCCCGAAGCAGGACGACAAGTACCGCTTCCTGGACGAGATGGCCCGGCGCCTCGGCGAGCTCGCCGCCCAGGACCACCCCGCGCTCGTCACGGGCGATCTCAACGTGGGCCACACCGAGCGGGACATCAAGAACTGGAAGGGCAACGTGACGAAGGCGGGCTTCCTCCCCGAGGAGCGGGCCTACTTCGACCGGTTCTTCGGCGAGCTCGGCTTCACGGACGTGGGCCGGGCCCAGGCCGGCGACGTGGCCGGGCCGTACACGTGGTGGTCCATGCGCGGCAAGGCGTTCGACAACGACGCCGGCTGGCGCATCGACTACCAGATGGCCACCGCGGACCTCGCCGCCCGGGCGACCTCCGCCGTCGTGGACCGCGCCCCCACGTGGGGCACCCGCTTCTCCGACCACGCCCCGCTCGTGGCCGACTACCAGTTCTGA
- the purU gene encoding formyltetrahydrofolate deformylase, whose translation METAPAPHRLVLTLSCPDRPGIVHAVAGALLGEGANITESQQYHSPDTGTFFLRVAVDSPAPLERIRASLAQASDRFDLHLQVWDADRPMRTLVMCSKDGRTLNDLLFQQRTGGLAVEIPAVVSNHTDLEPLAAFHGVPFVHVPLSSDPAAGQSKEAAEARLRELIREHDVDLVVLARYMQILSDGLCRDLEGMAINIHHSFLPSFKGARPYHQAHARGVKLIGATAHYVTADLDEGPIIAQSVQPVTHAQTVAEFVRRGRDVEGATLVQAVRWHAEHRVLLDGHRTVVFA comes from the coding sequence ATGGAGACCGCCCCCGCGCCGCACCGCCTCGTCCTCACCCTCTCCTGCCCGGACCGACCCGGGATCGTGCACGCCGTGGCCGGCGCCCTGCTGGGCGAGGGTGCCAACATCACCGAGTCGCAGCAGTACCACTCCCCCGACACCGGGACCTTCTTCCTCCGGGTGGCCGTGGACTCCCCCGCGCCGCTGGAGCGGATCCGTGCCTCCCTGGCCCAGGCGAGCGACCGGTTCGACCTGCACCTGCAGGTGTGGGACGCCGACCGCCCCATGCGCACGCTGGTGATGTGCTCGAAGGACGGGCGCACCCTCAACGACCTGCTGTTCCAGCAGCGCACCGGCGGGCTCGCCGTCGAGATCCCGGCCGTGGTCTCCAACCACACGGACCTGGAGCCGCTCGCGGCGTTCCACGGTGTGCCGTTCGTCCACGTGCCCCTGTCCTCCGACCCCGCCGCGGGGCAGTCCAAGGAGGCCGCGGAGGCGCGCCTGCGCGAGCTGATCCGCGAGCACGACGTGGACCTCGTGGTCCTGGCCCGCTACATGCAGATCCTCTCGGACGGGCTGTGCCGGGACCTGGAGGGCATGGCCATCAACATCCACCACTCGTTCCTGCCGTCCTTCAAGGGGGCTCGGCCGTACCACCAGGCCCACGCACGCGGGGTGAAGCTGATCGGAGCCACCGCCCACTACGTCACGGCGGACCTGGACGAGGGCCCGATCATCGCGCAGTCCGTCCAGCCGGTCACGCACGCCCAGACCGTGGCGGAGTTCGTCCGCCGCGGCCGGGACGTGGAGGGCGCCACCCTGGTCCAGGCCGTGCGCTGGCACGCCGAGCACCGCGTGCTCCTGGACGGACACCGGACGGTCGTCTTCGCCTGA
- a CDS encoding bifunctional methylenetetrahydrofolate dehydrogenase/methenyltetrahydrofolate cyclohydrolase: MTAQKLDGKATAAALKAELKDRVAALAEAGVRPGLGTVLVGEDPGSRKYVAGKHADCAEVGIESIQRELPADATQEEILAVVRELNEDPACTGYIVQLPLPKHVDTQAVLEAIDPEKDADGLHPMNLGRLVASVGGELDSPLPCTPAGCVELLRRHGVELAGKHVLVIGRGVTIGRPAGLVLTRRDVNATVTLAHTGTEDLDALLAQADVVIAAAGSAHMVRPEQVKDGVIVLDVGVSRVEGEDGRARILGDVDPAVAEKAAWMAPNPGGVGPMTRVMLLANVVQAAERAAAPEGWAGERAHR; the protein is encoded by the coding sequence ATGACGGCCCAGAAGCTGGACGGCAAGGCGACGGCGGCCGCCCTCAAGGCCGAGCTCAAGGACCGCGTGGCGGCGCTGGCCGAGGCCGGGGTCCGACCGGGCCTGGGCACCGTCCTGGTGGGCGAGGATCCGGGCTCGCGCAAGTACGTGGCGGGCAAGCACGCGGACTGCGCCGAGGTGGGCATCGAGTCCATCCAGCGGGAGCTGCCGGCGGACGCCACGCAGGAGGAGATCCTCGCGGTGGTCCGCGAGCTGAACGAGGACCCGGCCTGCACCGGGTACATCGTGCAGCTGCCGCTGCCGAAGCACGTGGACACGCAGGCGGTGCTCGAGGCCATCGACCCGGAGAAGGACGCCGACGGCCTGCACCCCATGAACCTGGGGCGCCTCGTGGCCTCGGTGGGCGGGGAGCTCGACTCGCCGCTGCCGTGCACCCCGGCCGGCTGCGTGGAGCTGCTGCGCCGCCACGGCGTGGAGCTGGCCGGGAAGCACGTGCTGGTGATCGGCCGCGGCGTGACCATCGGCCGGCCCGCCGGCCTCGTGCTCACGCGCCGGGACGTGAACGCCACCGTCACCCTCGCCCATACCGGCACCGAGGACCTCGACGCGCTCCTCGCGCAGGCCGACGTCGTGATCGCCGCCGCCGGCTCCGCGCACATGGTGCGCCCCGAGCAGGTCAAGGACGGCGTGATCGTGCTGGACGTGGGCGTCTCCCGCGTCGAGGGCGAGGACGGGAGGGCTCGCATCCTGGGCGACGTCGACCCGGCCGTGGCCGAGAAGGCCGCCTGGATGGCGCCGAACCCGGGCGGCGTCGGGCCCATGACCCGCGTGATGCTGCTGGCCAACGTGGTCCAGGCCGCCGAGCGCGCCGCCGCCCCCGAGGGCTGGGCGGGCGAGCGGGCCCACCGCTGA
- a CDS encoding ABC transporter permease, with protein sequence MPEIAVRRGPLAGLYSGNVRAVMERAFLTLRSNNWVVFASGFFEPVLYLASMGIGLGALVGDVPGPDGTPVPYGMYIAPALLAVSAMNGAIYDSTWNVFFKLRYAKTYQTMLATRLGPLDVALGEIAMALLRGLIYAVGFLIVMTAGGLVTSWTAVLMIPGALLVALAFASLGMAVTSFLKTFQHMDWIQIVLMPMFLFSATFFPLSVYPQPIQWVIQVFPLWHAVELMRALAVGALSWATAGHALYFVVMSAVGVWLTARRLRALFLR encoded by the coding sequence ATGCCGGAGATCGCGGTGCGCCGCGGGCCGCTGGCCGGCCTGTACTCCGGCAACGTGCGGGCCGTGATGGAGCGGGCGTTCCTGACGCTGCGGTCCAACAACTGGGTGGTGTTCGCCTCCGGGTTCTTCGAGCCGGTCCTGTACCTGGCGTCCATGGGGATCGGCCTGGGCGCGCTCGTGGGCGACGTGCCCGGCCCCGACGGCACACCCGTCCCGTACGGCATGTACATCGCCCCGGCGCTGCTGGCGGTGTCCGCCATGAACGGCGCGATCTACGACTCCACCTGGAACGTGTTCTTCAAGCTGCGCTACGCGAAGACGTACCAGACCATGCTCGCCACGCGGCTGGGTCCGCTGGACGTGGCCCTCGGCGAGATCGCCATGGCGCTGCTGCGCGGGCTGATCTACGCGGTGGGGTTCCTGATCGTCATGACGGCGGGCGGGCTCGTGACCTCGTGGACGGCGGTGCTGATGATCCCGGGCGCCCTGCTGGTGGCGCTGGCGTTCGCGTCCCTCGGCATGGCGGTGACCAGCTTCCTGAAGACGTTCCAGCACATGGACTGGATCCAGATCGTCCTGATGCCGATGTTCCTCTTCTCCGCCACGTTCTTCCCCCTGAGCGTGTACCCGCAGCCGATCCAGTGGGTGATCCAGGTTTTCCCCCTGTGGCACGCGGTCGAGCTGATGCGCGCGCTCGCGGTCGGGGCGCTCTCCTGGGCGACCGCGGGCCACGCCCTGTACTTCGTGGTGATGTCCGCGGTCGGGGTGTGGCTCACCGCGCGTCGGCTGCGCGCCCTGTTCCTCCGCTGA
- a CDS encoding gamma carbonic anhydrase family protein, translating into MAHILTVRGATPRVHESVFLAPTAAITGDVEIAERSSAFYGVSVRGDSAPIRVGERTNLQDNVVLHADADFPCTLGAGVSVGHSAVVHGATVGDDCLIGMSATVMNGARIGAGSLVAAGALVLEGTEVPEGSLVAGVPAKVRRPLTDEERAGLTVNARTYLELAAAHRAAQLD; encoded by the coding sequence ATGGCACACATCCTCACCGTGCGGGGCGCCACGCCCCGCGTCCACGAGTCCGTCTTCCTGGCCCCCACGGCCGCGATCACCGGCGACGTCGAGATCGCGGAGCGCTCCTCCGCGTTCTACGGGGTCTCCGTGCGCGGCGACTCCGCCCCCATCCGCGTGGGCGAGCGCACCAACCTGCAGGACAACGTGGTGCTGCACGCGGACGCGGACTTCCCGTGCACCCTCGGCGCCGGCGTCTCCGTGGGCCACTCCGCCGTGGTGCACGGGGCCACCGTGGGCGACGACTGCCTGATCGGCATGTCCGCCACCGTGATGAACGGGGCCCGGATCGGTGCCGGGTCCCTCGTGGCCGCGGGCGCGCTCGTGCTGGAGGGCACCGAGGTCCCCGAGGGCTCCCTCGTGGCCGGCGTGCCCGCGAAGGTCCGCCGGCCGCTCACGGACGAGGAGCGCGCGGGCCTGACGGTCAACGCCCGCACCTACCTCGAGCTCGCCGCCGCCCACCGGGCGGCGCAGCTGGACTGA
- a CDS encoding MFS transporter, translated as MTPSPAPAASGAFTAAQRRMLTVLLIPLFLALMSVSVVNVALPAIERGLGASPADLQWVLSGYTLTFGVVLVAAGRAGDLWGRKPLFLAGISLYVLGSLVSGLAPDPLWLNIGRLLTGVGAGVFNPQVIGFIQTHFTGRVRGRAYGLFGMVVGLGVAVGPLLGGTLIGALGPAWGWRATFLMNAPVGLLAIVMGALWLAPDTRVRGAAAPARGGLAALDPVGAVLLGAASVSLMVPFIVPGTGWLLAAAALLGAAWWLWERRMKATETRTGVAPMVDPALFRRASFTIGAAETTLFLATMPAVFAVTAVFLQQGLGFTALASGLATLPGAAVQAGLSPWAGGRVQRHGPRLVALGGVVGLVSLVLLQQTFERSAAGQWSPWTVAGALAVMAVAQALILTTAQVLMMDDVQGHEAGAAGGVAQTAQRTGTALGLSVVMGAFFAALGSAAGDGTASAVEYAHAGSAALLMVGVSWLVTTGIAFADLVRRRRRDRAGGVSGGTGRAADAR; from the coding sequence GTGACCCCCTCCCCCGCCCCCGCCGCCTCCGGCGCGTTCACCGCCGCCCAGCGCCGCATGCTGACGGTCCTGCTCATCCCGCTGTTCCTGGCCCTGATGAGCGTGTCCGTGGTGAACGTGGCGCTGCCGGCCATCGAGCGCGGCCTCGGCGCCTCCCCCGCGGACCTGCAGTGGGTGCTCTCCGGCTACACGCTGACCTTCGGCGTCGTGCTGGTGGCCGCGGGCCGGGCCGGGGACCTGTGGGGACGCAAGCCGCTGTTCCTGGCGGGGATCTCGCTCTACGTGCTCGGCTCGCTCGTGTCCGGTCTGGCCCCCGACCCGCTGTGGCTCAACATCGGCCGGCTGCTGACCGGCGTGGGCGCGGGCGTGTTCAACCCGCAGGTGATCGGCTTCATCCAGACCCACTTCACCGGCCGCGTCCGGGGGCGGGCCTACGGGCTGTTCGGCATGGTCGTGGGGCTCGGCGTCGCCGTGGGTCCGCTGCTGGGCGGAACGCTCATCGGCGCCCTCGGGCCCGCGTGGGGATGGCGCGCCACCTTCCTCATGAACGCCCCGGTGGGTCTGCTCGCGATCGTCATGGGCGCCCTGTGGCTGGCCCCGGACACCCGCGTGCGGGGCGCGGCCGCCCCGGCCCGCGGCGGCCTCGCCGCCCTGGACCCGGTGGGCGCCGTGCTCCTCGGCGCCGCCAGCGTGTCCCTCATGGTGCCGTTCATCGTCCCCGGCACGGGGTGGCTGCTGGCCGCCGCGGCCCTCCTCGGCGCCGCGTGGTGGCTGTGGGAGCGCCGCATGAAGGCCACCGAGACCCGCACCGGGGTCGCCCCCATGGTGGACCCGGCGCTGTTCCGCCGCGCGTCCTTCACCATCGGCGCCGCGGAGACCACCCTGTTCCTGGCGACCATGCCCGCCGTGTTCGCGGTGACGGCCGTGTTCCTCCAGCAGGGACTCGGGTTCACCGCGCTCGCCTCCGGGCTGGCCACCCTGCCCGGCGCCGCCGTGCAGGCCGGGCTCTCCCCGTGGGCCGGCGGGCGCGTGCAGCGGCACGGGCCGCGCCTCGTGGCGCTCGGCGGCGTGGTGGGCCTGGTCTCCCTGGTGCTGCTCCAGCAGACCTTCGAGCGCTCCGCGGCCGGGCAGTGGAGCCCCTGGACCGTGGCCGGGGCGCTCGCGGTCATGGCCGTGGCCCAGGCCCTGATCCTCACCACCGCGCAGGTGCTCATGATGGACGACGTCCAGGGGCACGAGGCCGGCGCCGCCGGCGGCGTGGCCCAGACGGCGCAGCGCACCGGCACGGCCCTCGGTCTGTCCGTGGTGATGGGGGCGTTCTTCGCCGCCCTCGGGTCTGCAGCCGGGGACGGCACGGCGTCGGCCGTGGAGTACGCCCACGCGGGCTCCGCCGCCCTGCTGATGGTCGGCGTGAGCTGGCTCGTGACGACGGGGATCGCGTTCGCGGACCTGGTGCGCCGCCGTCGTCGGGACCGCGCCGGAGGCGTCAGCGGAGGAACAGGGCGCGCAGCCGACGCGCGGTGA
- a CDS encoding phage holin family protein, with amino-acid sequence MPQSIPSGSRPAAAPRARLAIGSTGFTVMIIVLLVAIVFAANANDLIGWLVVAIAAAWLVFAVVVFLQVRQGVRSASQKVDRTVEQMRSDAAALRGPQQTAPAAAAPSPAADPMRDTKLDHSFKIVQVQARVVKEQLDAAGGADREMVDRALETIQITSSNARDMIKEGRGDSEGPVSGTVVS; translated from the coding sequence ATGCCCCAGAGCATTCCGTCCGGGTCCCGCCCCGCCGCCGCCCCGCGCGCCCGCCTGGCGATCGGCTCGACCGGCTTCACGGTGATGATCATCGTGCTGCTGGTGGCCATCGTCTTCGCGGCCAACGCCAACGACCTCATCGGGTGGCTGGTGGTGGCGATCGCCGCCGCCTGGCTGGTGTTCGCCGTCGTGGTGTTCCTGCAGGTCCGCCAGGGGGTGCGCTCCGCCTCGCAGAAGGTGGACCGGACGGTGGAGCAGATGCGCTCGGACGCGGCGGCCCTGCGCGGCCCGCAGCAGACCGCGCCCGCCGCGGCGGCGCCGTCCCCGGCGGCGGACCCGATGCGGGACACCAAGCTGGACCACTCCTTCAAGATCGTCCAGGTCCAGGCGCGCGTGGTGAAGGAGCAGCTGGACGCCGCCGGCGGCGCGGACCGGGAGATGGTGGACCGGGCGCTGGAGACCATCCAGATCACCTCCTCCAACGCGCGGGACATGATCAAGGAGGGGCGCGGGGACTCCGAGGGCCCGGTGTCCGGGACGGTGGTGTCCTGA